A single genomic interval of Kwoniella newhampshirensis strain CBS 13917 chromosome 12, whole genome shotgun sequence harbors:
- a CDS encoding nucleolar GTP-binding protein 2: MAKGKNHDRKANPGFGKTKGKSSAGSSSEFILKKVKGENFYRDAKSASRVKMLNGGKAVRDKDGKIIESAAFQKTEKETEPGRVKPDRRWFGNTRVISQTALDHFRTALKEQKADPYSVLLRRNKLPMGLLEDESKTAGKKSHIVETEPFSNTFGPKAQRKRPRLDIGSIEELGESSAAVATAAPGEDFPQDEATADHADIYHPTTSTAREPIYAKGTSRRIWGELYKVLDSSDVVIHVLDARDPLGTRCKPVVEYLRKEKAHKHLVYVLNKVDLVPTWVTARWVKHLSLSAPTIAFHASINNSFGKGSLIQLLRQFSVLHSDKKQISIGFIGYPNTGKSSIINTLKKKKVCTVAPIPGETKVWQYITLMKRIYLIDCPGIVPVSAKDSDTDTVLKGVVRVENLATPAEHIPQLLERVRPEYLERTYGLQPREGGWHGESGATILLSAIAKKSGKLLKGGEPDQEAAAKMVLNDWIRGKIPYFAAPPAKAVKEGEQPEEEKEVVSEEQKKEIEETKNMLEEQERSLGKILGEKRVKGVAQPISKIVTMTKFIGEDARRYKEGEDDIADVEMGEGEEADADDDEDDDDEEEVEGKEEDGDLAWEDIFPGEAGPSTSNYAALPLDEEDDAKAEDDDDEDDEDEEVEDEEEDEEEDDDDEEEVDLEFAPPSSKKAGKRKAADLEEDDESADENETAAQKAKRMTTNKRKATNFYTTANVKNRNRDRKVPKNPGKRNRGDDEERTGKKKPKIRGGR, translated from the exons ATGGCAAAGGGAAAGAACCACGATCGTAAGGCCAACCCAGGCTTTGGGAAGACCAAAGGGAAATCGTCTGCTGGGAGCAGCAGTGAATTCATCTTGAAAAAGgtcaaag GCGAGAACTTCTATCGAGATGCCAAATCCGCTTCCAGGGTGAAGATGCTCAACGGTGGGAAGGCCGTACGAGACAAGGATGGTAAAATCATCGAGTCGGCAGCGTTCCAAAAGACAGAGAAGGAGACCGAACCGGGAAGAGTCAAACCTGACAGAAGATGGTTTG GTAACACCAGAGTCATCTCTCAGACCGCGTTGGATCACTTCCGGACAGCTCTGAAAGAGCAGAAAGCCGATCCTTACTCTGTCTTGTTAAGAAGAAACAAGCTACCGATGGGCTTGTTGGAGGACGAGTCCAAGACGGctggcaag AAGTCACATATCGTCGAGACAGAACCTTTCTCCAATACTTTCGGACCTAAAGCTCAGAGAAAGAGACCTCGTCTTGACATTGGTTCTATCGAGGAGCTCGGCGAGTCCTCAGCTGCTGTTGCAACCGCTGCACCTGGTGAAGACTTCCCTC aagacgaagctACAGCCGACCATGCCGATATCTACCACCCAACCACATCCACCGCCAGAGAGCCCATCTACGCCAAGGGTACTTCCAGACGTATCTGGGGAGAACTGTATAAGGTTCTTGACTCGTCAGACGTTGTCATCCATGTGCTCGACGCACGAGATCCCCTGGGTACTCGATGTAAGCCTGTAGTGGAGTATttgaggaaagagaaggcgCACAAACATCTCGTGTATGTGCTCAACAAGGTCGATTTGGTTCCTACTTGGGtgact GCTCGATGGGTCAAGCATCTCTCACTTTCCGCTCCCACCATCGCTTTCCACGCCTCTATCAACAACTCCTTTGGTAAGGGTTCCCTGATTCAACTTCTACGACAATTCTCTGTCCTCCACTCGGACAAGAAGCAGATTTCCATCGGTTTCATCGGATACCCCAACACCGGTAAATCTTCTATCATCAACAccttgaagaagaagaaggtctGCACAGTCGCTCCTATACCTGGAGAAACCAAGGTGTGGCAATATATCACCTTGATGAAGCGTATCTACCTGATCGATTGTCCTGGTATCGTGCCTGTCTCCGCAAAAGActccgacaccgacaccgtTCTCAAGGGCGTTGTTCGGGTAGAGAACCTCGCTACGCCCGCTGAACATATTCCTCAACTACTTGAACGGGTACGACCAGAGTACCTGGAGAGAACATACGGTCTTCAGCCTCGAGAAGGTGGATGGCACGGCGAGTCAGGAGCCACAATCCTCTTATCGGCTATCGCTAAGAAGTCCGGTAAACTGCTCAAGGGTGGTGAGCCTGATCAGGAAGCTGCTGCCAAGATGGTCCTCAACGATTGGATCCGAGGCAAGATCCCTTACTTTGCTGCTCCTCCTGCCAAGGCAGTCAAGGAGGGTGAACAGcctgaggaagagaaggaggtcgtTTCtgaagagcagaagaaggagatcgaggagacCAAGAACATGCTTGAAGAGCAGGAGAGATCATTAGGCAAGATCTtgggcgagaagagggtcAAGGGTGTCGCGCAACCGATCAGCAAGATCGTGACCATGACCAAGTTCATTGGTGAGGATGCGAGAAGATACAaggagggcgaggacgacaTAGCGGATGTGGAGATGGGCGAGGGTGAGGAAGCTGAcgcagatgatgatgaagatgatgacgacgaagaagaagtggaaggcaaggaggaggatggtgatCTCGCTTGGGAGGATATCTTCCCTGGAGAAGCGGGACCTTCGACTTCAAACTACGCTGCTTTGCCattggatgaggaggacgatgcCAAGgctgaggatgacgatgatgaagatgatgaggacgaggaggtagaggacgaggaagaggacgaggaggaagacgacgacgatgaagaagaagttgatCTCGAGTTCGCTCCGCCATCAAGTAAGAAGGCAGGCAAGAGAAAGG CCGCCGAccttgaggaagatgacgagagtGCGGATGAGAACGAGACAGCTGCTCAGAAAGCCAAGCGTATGACCACCAACAAACGAAAAGCTACAAACTTCTACACGACAGCG AATGTCAAGAACAGGAACAGGGATAGGAAGGTACCCAAGAATCCAGGCAAGAGGAACAGaggagacgacgaggaacgTACGGGTAAGAAGAAGCCCAAGAtcagaggtggaagatga
- a CDS encoding pantoate-beta-alanine ligase: MIIPFRPCLSTSAPFSPFRPIPGSSTSISLDVPIKRGMGSIAAPRIPVIRTLPQLRRWRQEARERKLEVGVVPTMGALHEGHLNLVRASMTRHPLTVMTLFVNPMQFAPTEDLSSYPRQLDRDLSLLSTTLPSLSTSSSSSTNPSRSVRGLGISEHESFRPNPPQSPTAVESPLVVFAPSPEVMYPLKGELQDLGRHKGVSVDVKGWAEVMEGASRPQFFKGVATVCTKLFNAVEPDHAYFGQKDIQQALLLKIMVQDLLLSHPTSSNLHILPTTRAPSGLALSSRNAYLSKFELLVAPVLHRALSSAVDLYNSTTTSLSNEENQVTGEDLVASATRAILDEQERLLSASEDDGGGVELRLDYVEVFDKHTFEPVRGKVGTGREMVVAGAVWVGTTRLIDNLLIGWEVD; encoded by the exons ATGATCATCCCCTTCCGACCTTGTCTCTCAACGTCAGCCCCATTCTCACCGTTCCGACCGATACCCGGGTCAAGCACATCTATCAGTTTGGATGTACCGATCAAAAGGGGTATGGGATCTATCGCCGCACCCCGCATACCTGTTATAAGGACTCTACCGCAgctgaggagatggagacaGGAGGCcagggagaggaagttggAGGTCGGGGTGGTTCCTACC ATGGGAGCGTTACATGAAGGACATTTGAATCTTG TTCGAGCGTCCATGACCCGACATCCTTTGACAGTGATGACGCTCTTCGTGAACCCTATGCAG TTCGCACCCACCGAAGACCTTTCTTCCTACCCTCGTCAACTCGACCGTGACCTCTCCCTACTCTCCACCACCCTTCCATCATtatccacctcgtcatcatcatctacgAACCCCTCTCGCTCCGTACGAGGACTAGGAATATCGGAGCATGAATCTTTCCGACCCAACCCACCTCAATCGCCGACCGCGGTCGAAAGCCCTCTGGTAGTGTTCGCCCCGAGTCCAGAGGTCATGTATCCCCTAAAAGGGGAACTGCAAGATCTGGGGAGACATAAGGGTGTCAGTGTTGATGTGAAAGGATGGGCGGAGGTCATGGAAGGCGCTTCTagac CCCAATTCTTCAAAGGGGTAGCGACAGTCTGCACCAAACTGTTCAACGCAGTCGAG CCCGATCACGCATACTTCGGTCAGAAAGATATACAGCAGGCATTACTGCTCAAGATCA TGGTCCAagaccttctcctttctcaccCCACATCGTCCAACCTGCATATTCTGCCCACCACTCGGGCGCCATCCGGACTCGCTCTATCCTCCCGTAACGCCTACCTGTCCAAATTTGAACTGCTCGTCGCACCAGTCTTACATCGAGCTCTCTCATCCGCTGTCGACCTGTACAATTCTACAACAACCTCGCTGAGTAACGAAGAGAACCAGGTCACGGGTGAAGACCTCGTCGCAAGTGCTACACGTGCGATTCTGGATGAACAAGAACGTCTGTTGTCCGCTTCAGAGGATGACGGAGGAGGGGTTGAGTTGAGATTGGATTATGTGGAAGTGTTCGATAAGCACACGTTTGAGCCGGTGAGAGGGAAGGTGGGCACcgggagagagatggtcgTAGCTGGAGCGGTATGGGTGGGGACCACTAGATTAATCGATAATCTGTTGATAGGGTGGGAGGTGGATTGA